The Pagrus major chromosome 1, Pma_NU_1.0 genome includes the window GCAGAGAATAGACTGTTTAGTCCGTACCATTGAAGAAACCATTTTTTAGGACACAGAATTATGATATAAAAGGATCACATCAGACTCTGGAACACCAATCTAGTGAATTATCCTTCAGCCTTtgccattctctctctcttttttatgtcATTGTAGCTACACGGATACTCTGTACATAAATAACATGTCAGGGacaatattataatataatatataatatattataataatataataaagcaATTTTGCTTGCGTGAAATCAGTATAACATGTAATGGGATAAAAGTTGAAAGTCTTGCATTCACATGACTGAAGGAAAAGTAgaggaattaaaaataaaatgagtatcaaaagtacatgtACTCATAATACTGATTATCACACTGATCCAGTTCTAACAGCTTGGAGCAGAGTGTGACTGCTTTAAAGATACTTGAAGAGTAAAATTCAGACAATACTTGTGTTTTATGAATCTGCATTATGTTTTGATCTGAAAATCCAAATTTACAAAGCAACTGCTATCATCAGataaatgaagtaaaaagtacataaTTCTGTGTTCTGtacaacaaaatatttcaggatttttccaaGACATTTTATGTTCGTACGTCCAGTGCAAAAGGAAATTGgattcattttccattttgagGAAGATTTCCACACACAATCTGTTTTCTATCTAACGATTTTCCATCTGCCAACTCAGTGATGCCAAAGTCTGCCAATAGGAAGAAGAGCGTCCTCAGTCCTCTGAGGGAGAATGaaaggggggggaaaaaaagtcacattttcattacaaaataCATGAACcacatgacatgtttttgctttgtaTTCAGTATGAAGTAAAGCTTCAAAATCAGtcacaaatacatttctttctctttaaatataattaagTGGATGGAGGTATTTTGCCATGCCAAACATGAGAAGACTTAAGGGGGCAGTATGCTTCATCAGAACTGCTTAGACAGTCAAATAGCTTCAGGAACAGTTTCATCTGTCGATATTGACATTGATAACTGACACTGCACAGTCAACACTGTACAATCTAAAATACATACCCAATCCATCACATGCAAGAAGCCATGTAATGAGCCTATATTGAACTTCAACAGGAGCTGGACTGGCCTACAGAttaaaacacatactgtacaacagCAATGACCCTGGTTTGATTCCAGCTGGGGAACTTTGTTGCAAAGATTGTGTACACACGCAAAgcgtatatatatgtatatatatatatatatatatatatatatatatatatatatatacatatatatatatatatatatatatatatatatatatatatatatatatatatatatacatatatatatatatatatagatagatatatatatatatatatatatatatatacatatatatatatatatatacatatgtatatacatatatataaacataacataacatcacaGACTGGATGGATTAACCAGCAAAATCATGTCCTGGGGAGACTGGTAGAGTGGGTACATTTCCACCAAAATATGCCAATAAAACCATTACAGCAAGCAGTCATCAGTGTAGATGCTGGCTCAACTGAAATCACATTAGTTAATTATCACACAAAACTCTGTTAATTCATAAATGGCCATAAACTCCTGAGAAAAGGACTATAAAAGTTTATGTCATTTGCTTAAGATGGTATTATGTAGGCGTCTTGCTCCCTTGATTGAGGCAGTGATGTGAGGTACGTACTTCTGTTAGAGTATATTGAGAATTACAGGAACAATAAACTGACTTtggactttatttatttcactatGACTCTTCAGATGTGGACACAGAAACTTGAGTAACTATTGATGGAATGGCCATGGGCCAAAACTGATGACCTTCATTCAAGGCAACGACATTATgaggaaacagtttgaaacCTGCAGAGCTATTATAAATAACTGATCAATCAGCATATTTGCTGATCGTCTCTTCAGTGCTTGACAACCTGCTTTGTTTAAGGTGATTAAATATTGATGAAATATTTTCAATTAGTAAAGAATCCTTAGCACGTGAACATTTCATCAGAAAGTAAAACAAGAACCCAGTTTCATGAGCAGTAAGTATATTTGCAGAAATGCAGTActaaaagtcagtgtttttctgtatttttcttattgtcaacatgAAAAGACCAAACCAACAAGGACTGTATCTTACTAACAAGTATTGTGTGTATCAAAGCCTGAAAATATAAAACCTGCattgattcatgtttttatatcaacaaAGGATCAAATGATGATAAAAACCAGTTGATTATAGTGAGAATACCTGTTTTATCAtctttcagctcagtgttttggtttgttctgGATCAGTCTCTCGGCTCTCATCAAACTTGTTTCCAGcaacagcaggcagctgttttagCAAAAACACTCTAAAATCTCACTGTATgctacctgctcagcagcaaacagctgacagacacactTAAGGGCTGTCCACACCAGGAATGATAACTATAATAATAACtatgaataaatcattttaaaaatcattctCACTCCAGTGGATGGCCAAGTCCTCACCTAGCCCagcctcatcagaaaaacaaccatttaGATCGACCCTGAATGCAGCTTATTATGAACCATATTACGTTTCTTTtcaggcagcgacctctagtggctgtagtaatttTTAGTAGCAAAGTAatataaagagcgagaaattCCACAGGGAGGACGTTGGTGATGTTTgagccaaacaaacacaggacttatgtaactgaagttacatcagtaccatagttattttaaccaaaaccgCAATGCTATtcgaaacctaaccaaataaTTTTCATGCGTATACTtagggagtcactggcaatcgacatatccagttgtttaggtatgaggatgtgttgtccACATCACAACTATAACGCCGTAGACAGTGTGGAATCATGTCGTCTATTTCATTCACTTTCAAAGCGATTTTACTTACtatagaaacactgacagccaatcaaaacTCATCATGAATTTAAAGGGTGTCACAAcgtaaaaaacagatttttacatGAAACATACTGCCAAACAGTCTTCAGTGGTGATGGGTTCTCTGaagtttattttgtctttactgaGGTTCTCTTTGAGGATGCCAGGATAGTTGATGCTGACTAAGAAAGTatgaacaaaacatgttgcCAAAAGATGACAGCTCTTGTCACAGAGTAGTTGATTTCTCCCAACTCCTCCCATCATTTCCTGAACCCATATCCATATCCCACCAGCCCTTCACAGGTTAACCTCAACAATGCATTTGGCAGAAAAATGTGTCTAAAGCTTAAACACCCATCAGGAGAATTTCAGGGTTCAGTGTTTTTCGCAGACATTTGACACAGAGAAAAGGTCAGTGGTGTTTTAGGACAGCAGAGACTGCAGCTGAAAAAGTTCAGTTCATCTGTCTATTAAAATACATGTGCAGAACACACATCTGACACATATACTGTAACTGCTTAACTAGCCCAGTATCAGTGTTTTAAACCATTAACCTgacctgaaacaacaacaacaaagacaacaaggAAGTTATATGTGCAATCTCTTCTGTCTGGAAACAGATCAGAGTACAGGTTAATGATTTTATATGCACGCTTCCCACACAAAGGGCTGAGTCACTGACAGACATTGGCACGTTTTGCACAGGTGTGTGTATAAAAAGAGCTGGGCAGCCTCCTGTCATCACTGCATCACTAAGCTAATACCtgaatatcatcatcatcatcgcttTTACCTGACAGGTAAGACAcctgctgtgtttcttttcagtcAGTGTTGCTCATGGTTTTGCTTTCTCTCTGCTCAATGTTCTTTTTCTCCACATAGAACAATCTGTTGATCATTAGCATGAAGACTGTCCTGGTCCTCTCCATTCTTCTCTGGGTTGCATCTGCAGGTCAGActaaaacacatacacacacacacacacacacacacattgttgtgtttttctctgcagctccagctgaagacaaagaaaaggctCCAGGTCAGTATTGAAGCTCTTtgctttaacacacacacacacacacacacacacacacacacacacacacacacacacacagtgtgggTGGACAGAGCAGGACAATAAAGAACGACACAAGTagctttttcaataaaaaaaaccttaatgGATTGATAAAGGATGTTTAGGACAGCTGGTGTGTTCTCTTGTTTTGAGTTGTGATGACCAGTCAGTCTGAGTAATTCAAGATCAACTCCTCCAGAATATGACAGTTGTGTGGGATTTGAACATAAAACTATAGCTCAGTGCAGTACATCTTGTGTATAAGAGCACCTATGCAGCATTATTGAAGAGAAATTCTGGCCACCAGATTAATGCTGATAGTGGTGACCTGTCTGCTGAGAGGATTGACATTTGGTACCTGTTCCTTTAGGTTCTGTCAAGTCGGAGGTTCTTTGTGTACAAAGTGACTTTTGCAcactaaaagtaaaaactaatCCTCACAATTTGAgattaaatgtcaaattatGGAGTGGGGGAAAGCTGGAAGTGAAGCCTTATTATGAGAATAGGGATTATGTTTGACCTGCAAAACTAATTTCCTTCagtctcagctgtactttgttcATGctagttagctaatgttagcatgattctgtaacatgctaaactaaaagGGTAAACATGGTAAATCTACCTGCTAAActtaacatgttagcattgccaTTGTtgtcagacaaacaaacaaatatcaaaGCTGGtagcatggctgcagactcttaGACTGGTTTTAACAGTCGGTGTGATTTAAATATGATATTAGCCAGACACTGTTGACTTTTGTGGCTGTGACTTACTGTAAAGTCAAATACTGTCAACTAAAAAGAGTTCTGATGAAACTGGTGATGTTTCAGAGATGGAGGACAAGATGACAATGATGGGAGATGAAGTGCTTGTGCCCGAAGAGTCTGTCCCTGTTCCCAAAAATGGTAGAGAGGACACACATCACTTATAACAGTGTATTCTCATCGTCAACGGCCGCTCATCGTCaactaaacaaaaaatacatatttgagTAATCAGTTACTCCCCAACTCTTACATATTTTGTGTTATAGAAACAAGTTTAATTAGATGAAGCAAAAGTCTGCTCACAGTGACAAGATTTAAACGTATTGGCAACACATAAACATTTTGATAATGCAATATAATGTATCCATGGACAGTATCCATatgtactacagtacttcataGTGCGCGTCTTTACTTGTTATATGTATCTTtgaggaggcagcagcaccTGAATATGAGAACCACATGGCTTTACATCACTTGTCTTTCTTTATGTTCCTTAATGAATGAGGTCACCttaacatcaccaccaccactgacATAGTAATGAAAGCCAAACATCTCTCCCCAAATATCACAATGTCATGTAGAATGTTCAACTGCAGTCATAGCAGTATGCTTACTGTGTTTGGTTATTAACAAAAACCTCCCTTGTTTGGCTCTACTGCTTACTGTTCTCCAAAGTATATCAGAGCCATGACAGACAGGTGCTGGTGTCATTAGAGCAGCTGTTCTTGCTGTAAGAGGCTGTAAAATGTGAGATTAAAAGGGATCTGTTATCAGTGTATTTCCCTCAAAGTATTTTGTTGAAGTAAAGTCAATGCTCTCTCTATGCTTTCTCTCTGTAGCTCGTTTAAACTTCTGTCCAGACGGCTGGTTCAGCCATGGCTCTCGCTGCTTCATGTTCGTCAATACTCCCATGAACTGGTACAGTGCTGAGGTACAGCTTCTCTAACATTTGGTATAGTTATAGTGAGCTATATAATAGCTATAATAGCATCTGATAGACTCATGCTATTCATTCAGTCAGGCTGCTTTCGAACTTACCATCAGCACACATGATGAATGAACATGTTCTGCAACATAAAGCCTCTGGATGGTGATGGTATCTGTTAGTAGGTCAGTCACCATCAGTCCATGAAAAGATGAACTTTACGTTCACATAGAAGATCGAGTCATTTCCATGTGGAGGAGGAAAATGGAGACAGGAAGCACAGAGTGATCTTTGTGGATGTACAACTAACTATTGTTTATGTCATTTCCTGTGTCCATCAGGAGCACTGCAACAGCCAGGGTGCCCACCTGGCCTCAGTCACCAGCCCTAGAGAGTACAGCTTCCTCCAGCAGATCACACAGACAGCCGGTCAGAGCATTGCATGGCTGGGAGGCTTCAACCTGCAAGTGTGAATTTATGAAGAAATACCACCTCAGTCAGTCCAGGTCAAGGCCAGGACCTGGTCCAAAGGACTCTAGACTCACACATGAGAGCAGCACTTGCTTACACTCATGCTTTTTGTTCCTCAGGGCCAGTGGATGTGGATCGACCGTGAAGGTTTCTATTACACAAACTggtactcctcctcctcttccagcaGCTACCCCTGCATCCACTTACGCACCAACTGTAAGTCCACCTGTTAGCTTTGACTGGAGAGCTCCATTAGCTTCACTTTGATCtgtttttacctttattttctCTCAGGAAAATGACATGAAGAAAATATCCTCAGCTAATGTGTTGGTTCAGATCCATTTACTACACAGCTGTCTGCCTGGCTCTTGAAGGCAACATCGTACATAAtcaattttttttgtcaaatgtgagtgttatttgaatattttttctgtcCAAGTTTTAATCAGCATGGCTGTTTACATTGTGCTGTAACTCAGAGAGTGGATATGTCTTTGTGTATGTCTTGATAGAAGACGATGCCCAGAACAGTGTGAACGTGACATTCATTTGTTCTTCAGGGACACTTTTATTGGTCTGACTGCTGATTTACTCAATTTTCTGCACCAGTGAACACTATGGTGACTCATTTGTCAACTTAAATCATAAATTAAGAGTTagtgttgttatttttctcttctttttcagatGGATGGGGTAACACCAGGTGCAGCACCTCTTATCGCTTCATCTGCTCCAAGAACCCATTTGGTTGTTAACACACATACTAAACATCGGGGATGGATCAGcttggatgtttttttctgttaaaagtcaaatttgttttgtgtctcactgAATTAAAGTTTTCTATTGTTTATTCATAAAAGAGTTAAATGATTAAATCTTCAGTAAATGTTGTGTAAAAGCATATTGTTTGTGACTTTGGCCTTAGGCttctttttcaataaaaagacTTGTAAGAATGCAACAATGTGTGATCTTCCTCTAAGAGCTCAGTGGAAAAGGGGTTGTTGAAGTCCAGCTGTATTCTGAAGAGTAACTTGAGTCATTGCAGAGGAAAGTCAAAGTAGAACTCTTTTTTTACCAGGCTTGTATCAGTGCAGTTCAAATAATGTCCTATAGAGACATCTCAGGACTAATGCTGTCGTCTATGTTGTGGTGCTATAGGTTGGACGATAAATCactaataaatcatttatgtGATTTATTATTAGGAGCTACCGGCAGCAgattaaataaatcataaaagtTAGAAGTGGAAAAATAGTTTGAAGCTTTTTAACCtcttttttgatcattttgttagaGATTAAAATGGTATAATTGTGAATGTATAATTTGTGagttatgtacagtataacaaGAAACCataagaaatgtaaagaaaatgtgaaaaaattgCTTTTAGAAGCTGACAACAGCCACTCTCCTgctgcacattcattcattcctccACTCGCTAAATAACTAACCAGAACATCACAGTCATGATCATGTTCTGATCTGTTGTGCTTGTGGTCACTTCAGTGTAGGCTATAGGGATTCAGAAGAGTTTTTTGAGATGGATAAACAGTGATGGTGTTTGGGGATGTGAGCAGCATCTGGTATTCAAGTCTGACACTTACTATACCCACACTCCCCCCCATCTCACTGTCTACTGCTTTACAAGAATGTCATGATAGATCCAAATCACTTCTTACAACCACTGCAGTGGTGTACTGAGACTGTATGAAGGCCAGGggcagaaaaaatacaaaataaaaagggcaccagcagCTTATGGAGAAAGCACTGCAACACATTTTCTCCATTTGAAGGGAGCACCACATCACATTTTACCTGGTGAAAGAGCACCCTTGAGGCCACTCATTTTATCTACTATAGGGGGTTTCCAAGAGTCTGCAGCACTTGTTTTTTGAACAGCCCCCATTTCCAGTCTAAGAAGGAGACGAGTGAGAGGACGCCACCAAGAAAACTGTTGGGGAACAATGGTAGGGTAGGTGTGGTACTAATAGTTGTTGTGGAATTTCGGTTCGCTTGACGATTCAGGAGAAATGAAGAAAACTCAGAGAGACCGATGAATTATGTTGAAGTAGTTTATACAAGCTTGATCAAGGAGGAACAGAATAACAGCACAACTGTATGCACAGTGCATTGTCAAGTCAATCCTCCCAAACCTTCTCTAGTTTCAGGTTATATCCTCCAAGCTCAGAAACATGGGAGACAGTTAGTCTGCTTACAGCAGATAGGTTGTAGGGTTTTACATAAACAACAGCCTTGGTTTGTCAGAGATCTGTTTTGTAAACATATCTACAGCAGTTTCGAACTGCTAAGTTTGCAAAGACCACGAAAGATATAAACTCATAGATCAGACGTCACTATAGCGTCATCCATACCTTATCGGGCCTAACCTTTATACAGGGTACTTAAGACATCTTATTCTGTGGGGCCAGAATGTTCTGGGCCGTAGATTTTCTCCCACAATAGTAATTATCAAAATTAATAATTAGAACCttggaatcagggaccaataaccaaactggaaaacagtctcaaaagaagggttcactttaaatgtaaatatttgtaaaatatttagaattaaATGAACACTGAAGGAAATTATTCTGAGCACTGACCATCGCAACCAGCTGTTACCACAAAGCATTTGCATGAATAatgacagaaaactgctctgtacaacAGACACGTgcagagggggggggggcggagGATGCTTGAGCACCTGCCCCTTTGCTCCTTGATGCCCAAAGTGCCCTTTTgtcagagtgtttttttttgtttgtttgtttttttggaagtgtgtctgtgtaagtCCGTCTGTGTGGccccaaaataataataaataaacaaaataataatttagatCTACCTTGGTTGGTACCTTGGTGATCCATAACGTGCCCTCACTCTGCCGTCACTGCCATGACGTGCCCACACATGCCCCGCTGCTAATCGCGAAGCTGCTGGAGACGGGCACTGCTAGTCGCGTGAAACCGGAGACCCGACCCGAGGGAGTAAACAACTTGTCCGGTGAGTAGGTTTACTGCGGTATTTGTTTGTGCAAGGTGTATTCTTGCAAGATGACTGACGAAGTGAAGTGAGCAATGAGCGTCCTCTGTGTCGTCCAAATCAGaacacacacttctctctcaCAATTATAGCCAAGCCACTAGTTaaccacacacagctgctgtgggGGAAAAGTacgtgtttttttgtttgtttctgtatgttTCTCTTGTCATGGGCAAAGTGCATTAGAGAGATATCATGTGCTATTTTACTGTCaagctgttttttcctttgtttctaGAGGCAATGAGGCATAGACTATGCTATTTCAGTAAAATTATGCATATTCACATATTTTTGGACTattacagtataaataaaacaataatagaAGAATTTGAGTTTTGATTTTCTCAACCTCTCATTTAAACATGTCAGTACTTGTTTGTTTAtagcatttacacacaaattaaatataatatgcATACAAATTATATAACTTGCtcaataaaagcacaaaaatatttaaatacatgaTTTCTAtatcatttaattattatttttactttattattagCACTAGGAATAATAAAGGGTACATGTCAATTTATAAATGCAGgatgaaacatttcatgttgaagtcatgaaacaaaaataaagctgtgaaattaaaataaagaggtGTCAGGATTGATTAAGTTTTGTCCTCcaatttgattaaaattgaaATGCAAGGACAGGAAGAGTAGCCAAAGTTAAACAGTCCAGTGTATAATGGTGATCTAAATTCAACTTAATACATTATCTTCATATGTCCTAAATTAATGCACAGCTTTAATTATGGCTTTGTGGATATAGGCTGGCCTATTAATGTTCCCCTTTCAGTTTAAGAATGAGCAACTTGTTCTGTTTAGTTCAAGAAGTCAGCCTTGGCTGCAGCCTCTGTCAGCAGGTAGTCTCCTCCAAACTCTTAGCAGTATTGCAGGTCATCTTGTCATGATCACATACTGTAACACTTGTTTAATCACCTACTATCTCTCCCATGCTCTTTTTAGTGTCTACAGTCCACGTCCAGcaatatcagcagcagcagcctcctcacCAACCTCTTCAACAGAAGCTGTTCAATGTACCCCATCAGGTAAAACAGAGACTAATTTTGCTTTGCACTGACCTCTAACAAATAAATGAGGTGTGGACAATGATTTGGTATGTTGTGATTCCTTGTTACATTCTTTATGAATATGGGTTTCTACAATTCAACCGGTTATATTGCAAGGTATGCTTCTGTATGGTGTTTCAAATTTGTGCTCCATGTGCCCCTTTTCAACTTTGAGCACCTGCCCCTCCAAAGGTCTCTGCACGGCCCTGCTACTGTGTTCACATACTGAAAATAGTATATCCGGTGTTCAAACAGGCACAGTAATCCTTGTGAAGAAACCATTTCAGAAAACCACTGTGCTCGGCTATTTTCATGCAGGAGtaataaatgtgtctgaatcCACGTGGTCGTCCTGTCCTACTTTAACCGAGACACACCGCAGAATAGACTCCGCTAcataatgacatagtttgtccagcagagtgcgctacaacgggggataaaacagctggtgtcaggaaatgtaacagctacctcactaatggttaaactataaaccagcacaaaaatgacaattaccaacgTAACATAAGCCACtatgttctgaacaggcacactaaaaacacttacaaaaagtaacattttagttttagaacaagcaaacttgttgtgctcctctacATCAGAGACGCACTGGGAATCCActggaagctgctctatgagctgctacaggttttgtctCGCCCTCCGCAcggcatcataccatgaatgtataaagagaacccagcgggaacgtttcagaagtGGAGCCTTTTATCcgcccgattttgttgacttgcttagattttgttgatctggtcatttttcgtttttatacaatcaggagtctgcacagggtgttttattttgaaaattgaccggatgctctatgcaGTTCCtgtgtctcacttcctgtcggTGTTGTGCC containing:
- the LOC141004462 gene encoding ladderlectin-like, with the protein product MKTVLVLSILLWVASAEMEDKMTMMGDEVLVPEESVPVPKNARLNFCPDGWFSHGSRCFMFVNTPMNWYSAEEHCNSQGAHLASVTSPREYSFLQQITQTAGQSIAWLGGFNLQGQWMWIDREGFYYTNWYSSSSSSSYPCIHLRTNYGWGNTRCSTSYRFICSKNPFGC